In one window of Palaemon carinicauda isolate YSFRI2023 chromosome 2, ASM3689809v2, whole genome shotgun sequence DNA:
- the LOC137615541 gene encoding uncharacterized protein — MDDHGLLRIRSKMPKWRKDTFVNFPILLHKHSKLTRLVIKDFHEKFSHAGVYSILSEMRKKFWIPHYFSVVKKVIKECVICKRFKERTVKVNQSAYRDFRIDPPSIPFRYIFIDHFGPYNVKLNGKKSKVWVLCLTCLWSRAINLKICLDLTTKEFLRAFQMHSYQYGIPQLVLSDLGSQLVAGANVVTNFLGDPESQAYFEENGVKSIKFQQYPKGCNKLGGLVETCVKMSKRLIYGALRNNVLDFRDFEFFVEQTVHLVNRRPIAFKEGLRDSITDEVPDAITPEILIHGHELLSINIIPDFQGNPDEDLNWTADDHVSKVLDKYQKLRNVRSRLINIYNSEFIAHLVSQATDERSRYKPVTHKRIQIGDIVLLKEPHMKPSNYPMGIVKKVKLNDLDEVTDIAVFKGASRETVRRHVTSVIPLLSPVTNDSEEKADIKEDSSTHQRKKRERLLSLVRQEQEIC, encoded by the coding sequence atggatgatcatggactcttaagaattagaagtaagatgcctaaatggagaaaagatacttttgtcaactttcctattttgcttcacaaacacagtaagttaactcggttagtaataaaagattttcatgagaaattctctcatgctggtgtttattccattttgtcagagatgagaaaaaagttttggattccacattacttttcagtagtaaaaaaggtcatcaaagaatgtgtcatttgtaagagattcaaagagagaacggttaaggtcaatcaaagtgcctatcgcgattttaggattgaccctccctctataccattcaggtatatttttattgatcattttggaccgtataacgttaagcttaatggtaaaaagagcaaagtttgggttctatgtttaacttgtctctggtcgagggcaattaatttaaaaatttgtttagatctcactacaaaagaatttttaagagcttttcaaatgcattcatatcagtatggaatccctcaactagtcttgtcagatcttggatctcagttggtagctggagctaatgtggtcactaatttcctgggtgatcctgagagtcaggcatattttgaagaaaatggtgtaaagtcaattaagtttcagcagtatccaaagggatgtaacaaattaggaggacttgttgagacttgtgttaagatgagtaagcgtttaatctatggagcattaagaaataatgtgttagacttccgtgattttgagttttttgtagagcaaaccgttcacttagttaacaggcgccctattgccttcaaagaagggttgagagacagtatcacagatgaagtgcctgatgcaattacaccagaaatattaattcatggacatgaattgctgtctattaacattattcctgactttcagggcaatccagatgaagatctgaactggacggcagatgatcatgttagcaaagttttagacaagtatcaaaaacttagaaatgtgaggtctcgacttattaacatttataattcagaatttatagcacacttagtgtcacaagctacagacgaaaggagtagatataaaccagtgacacataaaagaattcaaataggtgatattgttctgttaaaagaaccgcacatgaaaccttcaaattacccaatgggtattgttaaaaaagtaaaattaaatgacttggatgaagtaactgacatagctgtgtttaagggagcttctcgtgaaactgtaagacggcatgttacttcagtaatacctctcttaagccctgtgactaatgacagtgaagaaaaggcagatattaaagaggacagtagtacacaccaaagaaaaaagagagagaggctgctgtcattagtgaggcaagaacaagagatatgttga